A single window of Elgaria multicarinata webbii isolate HBS135686 ecotype San Diego chromosome 17, rElgMul1.1.pri, whole genome shotgun sequence DNA harbors:
- the AQP8 gene encoding aquaporin-8, protein MSDVEFGRMSIKETELGDGSCSPPKPHWYEQYLQPCIAELVGSAFFIFIGCASVIENSEGTGRLQPALAHGLALGLTIAVLGNLSGGHYNPAVSLGAWLIGGLNMVMVIPYWISQLLGGLLGAGLAKVLTFSGRYENATGAAFTAITSDGQLTAAVGGEILMTMFLVMTVCMGAINEKTRTPLAPFCIGFTVVVDILAGGAVSGACMNPARAFGPAVVANYWDYHWVYWVGPMGAGLLVGALIRFLIGDKKTRFFLK, encoded by the exons ATGTCGGACGTGGAATTTGGGAGGATGTCTATCAAGGAGACCGAGCTGGGCGATGGCAGCTGCAGCCCCCCCAAGCCCCACTGGTACGAGCAATACCTGCAGCCGTGCATCGCGGAGCTGGTGGGCTCGGCCTTCTTCATCTTCATCGGCTGCGCTTCGGTCATCGAGAACTCGGAGGGCACCGGGAGGCTGCAGCCGGCCCTGGCGCACGGACTGGCCCTGGGGCTCACCATTGCTGTCCTGGGGAATCTCAG TGGGGGCCACTACAACCCTGCGGTGTCCCTCGGGGCATGGCTCATTGGTGGGCTGAACATGGTGATGGTCATTCCCTACTGGATCTCCCAGCTGCTTGGTGGGCTGCTTGGAGCTGGTCTCGCCAAG GTGCTGACATTCTCTGGAAGGTACGAAAATGCCACTGGGGCAGCATTCACCGCCATCACGTCAGATGGCCAACTCACTGCCGCTGTCGGGGGCGAGATCCTGATGACCATGTTCCTGGTCATGACCGTCTGCATGGGAGCGATCAATGAGAAAACCAGGACTCCTCTGGCCCCCTTCTGCATTGGCTTCACAGTGGTGGTGGACATCCTCGCAGG GGGCGCTGTCTCCGGAGCCTGCATGAACCCAGCCAGAGCATTTGGCCCTGCAGTGGTTGCAAACTACTGGGACTATCACTGGGTGTACTGGGTAGGCCCCATGGGGGCTGGTCTCCTGGTGGGAGCATTGATAAG gtTCCTGATTGGAGACAAGAAAACCCGCTTCTTCCTAAAATGA